One stretch of Candidatus Bathyarchaeia archaeon DNA includes these proteins:
- a CDS encoding Gfo/Idh/MocA family protein, with protein MNKLGVAVIGTGFWGRNHARVYKELAATNLVAVCDVDAARAKAIADQFGVQAYTDSAQMLKNPEIQAVNVCTWSTMLAKEAQKCLHAGKHVLVEKPMATDTNQAEKLLQTAQENGLHLTVGFLMRFIPGLQQIREAVESKRIGDLVSASAKRVSQWPERIGDVGVVKDTAIHDIDIMRFVSNQDPISVYAKTGNMRHRQFEDYAQIMLTFEGGQSAFIESNWLTPYKTRTLNVTGTDAIMRLDYITQELWVENAKENLQPRIPFQEPLKRELQHFAECILEKKKPLVTGTDGVKALRIAMAALQSSAKNKAIKI; from the coding sequence ATGAACAAACTCGGCGTCGCAGTAATAGGAACGGGATTTTGGGGCAGAAATCACGCACGTGTTTACAAAGAGCTTGCAGCCACCAATCTAGTTGCGGTTTGTGATGTTGATGCTGCAAGAGCCAAAGCCATAGCAGACCAATTCGGGGTGCAAGCTTACACTGACAGCGCTCAAATGCTTAAGAACCCAGAAATCCAAGCCGTAAACGTATGCACATGGTCCACCATGCTTGCAAAGGAAGCACAAAAATGCCTGCACGCAGGAAAACATGTGCTGGTGGAGAAACCCATGGCGACCGATACAAATCAAGCCGAGAAGCTGCTACAAACTGCACAGGAAAACGGGCTACATTTAACGGTTGGGTTTTTGATGCGGTTTATTCCGGGGCTGCAGCAGATTCGGGAAGCAGTGGAGAGCAAACGGATTGGGGATTTGGTTTCAGCATCGGCAAAGCGGGTTTCCCAGTGGCCTGAACGAATCGGCGATGTGGGCGTAGTCAAAGATACAGCAATTCATGACATAGACATTATGCGGTTCGTATCCAATCAGGACCCCATTAGTGTTTACGCGAAAACCGGGAACATGCGTCATAGGCAGTTTGAGGATTACGCCCAGATAATGCTCACCTTTGAAGGGGGGCAAAGCGCATTTATAGAATCCAACTGGCTAACACCCTACAAGACTAGGACGCTGAACGTAACGGGAACAGATGCGATAATGCGGTTGGATTATATCACACAGGAGCTGTGGGTTGAAAACGCCAAAGAAAACTTGCAGCCCAGAATTCCATTCCAAGAACCCCTAAAAAGGGAACTGCAGCACTTTGCAGAGTGCATCTTGGAAAAGAAAAAGCCGTTGGTCACAGGCACGGATGGCGTTAAGGCGCTGCGGATTGCGATGGCGGCGTTGCAGTCTTCAGCCAAAAACAAGGCAATAAAAATTTAG
- a CDS encoding UDP binding domain-containing protein, with product MLHLKEEEVDTPEKRGKIRLNVVGCGQKGVFYALAFAEAGFKVSCTDVDQSAVKRLSTGSLPFGDRQAEVKLKSLLKKGVLNVTGDFDAAVSESDVTIITVDAKVDSKKRVDNASVVGICKKVGKNLQRGSLVVYGGVGGVGFVEGVVKESLEDTSGFKSGDLGVAYNPTFSYFWNCEKRSSVQQAVVAANDKYSLNSAALIFETITEKGVEKTFNIKKAEAAVLFAAAKRDINMALNNELAVFCEKTDLDFVETAELFDSFSCPNSCRASIAEEANREEVYVLLENADNVNMQLRLPKMARQLNEDMVKHAFNLTQDALRVGGKTMRRANIALLGAAETGTAAEAFAELLVAKGAKISRYNPQGTVDPKAEGTLKRTLNETVEGANCLVILSEIEQFKRLSLKKLHALMKEPSAFVDLVGVIEPTKVMNTGFTYRGLGRGEQKK from the coding sequence GTGCTGCATTTAAAAGAAGAAGAAGTGGATACTCCCGAAAAACGTGGAAAAATCAGACTTAATGTTGTGGGTTGTGGACAAAAAGGAGTTTTTTATGCTTTGGCGTTTGCGGAAGCAGGGTTCAAAGTGTCCTGCACAGATGTTGACCAAAGTGCAGTAAAACGCCTGTCCACGGGCAGTTTGCCTTTTGGTGACCGCCAAGCGGAAGTTAAGCTGAAGAGTCTACTCAAAAAAGGGGTGTTAAACGTTACGGGCGATTTTGATGCGGCTGTTTCGGAAAGCGACGTGACCATCATAACGGTTGATGCCAAAGTTGATTCTAAAAAAAGGGTCGACAACGCGAGTGTTGTTGGCATATGCAAGAAAGTGGGAAAAAACCTCCAGAGGGGAAGTTTAGTTGTCTATGGGGGCGTTGGCGGTGTTGGATTCGTTGAAGGCGTGGTTAAAGAAAGTTTGGAAGATACGTCAGGGTTCAAATCAGGGGACCTTGGCGTTGCATATAACCCCACTTTCAGTTACTTTTGGAACTGTGAAAAGAGAAGTAGCGTCCAACAAGCCGTAGTAGCTGCAAACGACAAGTACAGCTTGAATTCTGCGGCTTTAATTTTTGAAACTATCACGGAAAAGGGTGTTGAAAAAACTTTTAACATTAAAAAGGCGGAAGCTGCGGTTTTGTTTGCAGCGGCTAAACGGGACATTAACATGGCGTTGAACAATGAGTTAGCGGTGTTTTGTGAAAAGACGGACTTAGATTTCGTGGAGACCGCAGAGCTCTTTGACTCTTTTTCGTGCCCAAACAGTTGTAGAGCAAGCATTGCTGAAGAGGCAAACCGGGAAGAAGTTTATGTGCTTCTTGAGAACGCGGATAACGTGAACATGCAGCTTCGGTTGCCTAAAATGGCAAGGCAACTAAATGAGGACATGGTAAAACATGCCTTTAACTTGACGCAGGATGCGCTTCGTGTTGGAGGAAAGACAATGCGTCGAGCAAATATCGCCTTGCTGGGGGCAGCGGAAACAGGAACTGCCGCAGAAGCATTTGCTGAGTTGCTGGTTGCTAAAGGAGCAAAAATCAGCCGATACAACCCACAAGGCACGGTTGACCCCAAAGCGGAGGGTACACTAAAAAGAACATTGAATGAAACGGTTGAGGGCGCAAACTGCTTGGTTATTCTTTCCGAAATAGAACAGTTTAAGAGATTAAGCCTTAAGAAGCTTCATGCCTTAATGAAAGAACCATCAGCGTTTGTGGATTTAGTGGGAGTTATAGAGCCCACTAAAGTAATGAATACAGGTTTCACATATCGAGGGTTAGGCAGAGGAGAGCAAAAAAAATGA
- the glmM gene encoding phosphoglucosamine mutase, translating into MSQKLFGTNGIRGVVNTELTPEIAVKVGCAIGTFFGKKNLLLGFDARTSGPMFAKAVISGLTATGCNVYFAGMAPTPALQFAVKNHKMDGGVLITASHNPPQYNGIKVIWSDGIEISHEQEAEIERSYFEEKNQFADWKNLGTVHDLADINSEYVEAIKKHVDVAKIAEKHFHVIVDGANSVGSLTAPVLMRELGCKITSLNANIDGTFPGRMPEPRPENLTDLSDMVKALGADLGVAFDGDADRSIFVDDKGQIHMGDKSFAVVEKQFLLENPNAQIVTPVSSSTLIKDIADQYKGELVWTKVGSVTVSQKMKEINSKLGGEENGGVFYGPHQSVRDGAMTTALLLDIMAKTGQKLSTLVEEQPQYFIEKGKIECPENKKQKVHEQLLTQVQGMNINTLDGVKIWFNDKSAILVRPSGTEPAYRMYAEAKTQQRAVQLVQEYTQKLRKILETI; encoded by the coding sequence ATGAGCCAAAAACTTTTTGGAACAAACGGAATTCGAGGAGTAGTAAACACGGAATTAACACCAGAGATTGCAGTGAAAGTCGGCTGCGCAATTGGCACATTTTTTGGCAAAAAGAATTTACTTTTAGGGTTTGACGCAAGAACAAGTGGACCAATGTTTGCCAAGGCAGTTATTTCTGGTTTAACGGCAACCGGCTGCAATGTGTACTTCGCGGGTATGGCTCCAACACCTGCACTTCAGTTTGCAGTTAAAAATCACAAAATGGACGGCGGAGTCTTAATCACCGCTTCACATAATCCCCCTCAATATAACGGCATCAAAGTCATCTGGAGCGACGGTATAGAAATCAGCCATGAACAAGAAGCTGAAATTGAACGTAGCTACTTTGAAGAAAAGAACCAGTTTGCCGACTGGAAAAATCTGGGCACCGTTCATGACTTGGCGGATATAAACAGCGAGTATGTTGAAGCCATAAAGAAACATGTGGACGTCGCTAAAATCGCTGAGAAACATTTCCACGTGATCGTTGACGGCGCAAACAGCGTCGGCAGCTTGACTGCACCAGTTCTCATGCGGGAATTAGGATGCAAAATAACCAGCCTCAACGCAAACATCGACGGCACTTTCCCAGGAAGAATGCCTGAACCCAGACCAGAGAACCTCACAGACCTTTCAGACATGGTGAAAGCTTTAGGCGCAGATTTGGGAGTTGCCTTTGATGGGGACGCGGACAGGTCAATTTTTGTGGATGACAAAGGGCAAATCCACATGGGCGACAAATCCTTTGCGGTGGTTGAAAAACAGTTCCTTTTGGAGAACCCCAACGCACAGATAGTCACCCCAGTAAGTTCGTCAACGCTCATCAAAGACATCGCCGACCAATACAAAGGTGAACTAGTTTGGACCAAAGTTGGAAGCGTCACTGTTTCGCAGAAAATGAAAGAAATCAACTCAAAATTAGGCGGCGAAGAAAACGGCGGAGTATTTTATGGTCCGCATCAATCCGTGCGTGACGGCGCCATGACGACCGCGCTCTTGCTGGACATAATGGCGAAAACAGGTCAAAAACTCTCAACTCTTGTGGAGGAGCAGCCACAGTACTTTATAGAAAAAGGCAAAATCGAATGCCCCGAAAATAAAAAACAGAAAGTTCATGAGCAGTTGCTGACGCAGGTGCAGGGCATGAACATCAACACCTTGGACGGCGTTAAAATCTGGTTTAACGACAAAAGCGCTATCTTAGTGCGTCCCAGCGGAACTGAACCTGCTTACCGTATGTATGCGGAGGCAAAAACCCAGCAACGCGCAGTGCAATTGGTTCAGGAATACACTCAGAAACTCAGGAAGATACTTGAAACCATTTAA
- a CDS encoding sugar phosphate nucleotidyltransferase, with the protein MKALILIGGFGTRLRPLTCTRPKALFPIVNKPLLQWTFEKLAENGVDEAILAVNRLTEFHIKQQHLSKCGLKVKYSHDPPKMPLGTAGPIKKAEKLIGHEDPFLVLNGDLITEINYREMVQSHTEGKAVATIALHEVQDPSRYGAAKLADGDRIERFVEKPPKGAEPSKLINAGVYVLSPKIFEYIPSGRAVSMEREVFPKLAEEKALFGHKVEGLWIDIGKPEEYLQTNKMMLETCADKQRGKAKAKYVCREPVALGKGVSVGENSVIGPCAILGNNVTVGRNVQIRDSVIFEDAVIGDDAVITGALIGEAARVGNKVNIVEGTIIGDHAKVKDGVVMSEKVNVCPAKELA; encoded by the coding sequence GTGAAAGCATTGATTCTAATTGGCGGGTTTGGCACTAGACTTAGACCCCTGACATGTACAAGACCAAAAGCCCTTTTTCCTATAGTTAACAAGCCACTTCTGCAGTGGACTTTTGAAAAACTTGCCGAAAACGGCGTTGACGAAGCCATACTGGCAGTTAACAGATTAACGGAATTTCACATAAAACAACAACACCTCTCCAAATGCGGCTTAAAAGTCAAATACTCTCATGACCCCCCAAAGATGCCGCTGGGCACCGCAGGGCCCATAAAAAAAGCCGAGAAACTCATTGGACATGAGGACCCTTTTCTGGTTTTAAACGGTGACTTGATAACGGAAATAAACTACCGAGAAATGGTTCAAAGCCACACAGAAGGCAAAGCAGTAGCAACCATCGCGCTTCATGAGGTACAAGACCCAAGCAGATACGGCGCAGCAAAACTTGCCGATGGAGATAGGATTGAACGTTTCGTGGAAAAGCCACCCAAAGGAGCAGAACCCTCCAAGCTTATCAACGCGGGGGTTTACGTTTTAAGCCCAAAAATCTTTGAGTATATTCCATCTGGCAGAGCGGTTTCTATGGAGCGGGAAGTTTTTCCCAAATTGGCAGAAGAGAAAGCGCTTTTTGGGCACAAAGTTGAGGGCCTGTGGATTGACATAGGTAAACCTGAAGAATATTTGCAGACAAACAAGATGATGCTTGAGACATGCGCAGACAAACAACGTGGGAAGGCGAAAGCAAAATATGTTTGTAGGGAACCAGTGGCTTTGGGCAAAGGTGTCTCAGTAGGCGAAAATTCTGTGATTGGTCCCTGCGCTATTTTAGGCAATAACGTAACTGTGGGCAGAAATGTGCAGATACGTGACTCTGTGATTTTCGAAGATGCCGTGATAGGTGATGATGCGGTTATAACGGGGGCTCTTATTGGGGAAGCAGCACGGGTAGGCAACAAAGTCAACATCGTCGAAGGTACCATAATTGGAGACCACGCAAAAGTCAAAGATGGCGTAGTCATGTCTGAAAAAGTTAATGTGTGCCCAGCCAAAGAATTAGCTTAA
- the guaA gene encoding glutamine-hydrolyzing GMP synthase codes for MQTHYDTILVLDFGGQYCHLIGRRIRENGVYSEIVPHNITPTEIQALNEKINIKGLILSGGPSSVYEENAPQIDPQILELNLPVLGLCYGHQLIAQIVQGKVSRASCREYGIAEVDIDKTTGVLDGLNSKETVWMSHGDTVLSLPPDFEILAHTESCPVAAYGNQQKKIYGLQWHPEVIHTKKGALMLRNFIFKVCICEANWKVEDVIQKMVEEIKADVGESKAIIGLSGGIDSSVATALAAEALGEKLTAVFVDHGFMREGEPEAIKETFDNFNINFVMVKAQQRFMKKLEGVSEPEKKRKVIGEEFIRVFEDIAKESGAQYLLQGTIYPDRIESGFRKNSDVIKSHHNVAGLPSKIDFKKIVEPLRDLYKDEVRKVAVMLNLPRELVNRQPFPGPGLAVRIIGELTEEKVEITKKADAIVRQEIEKSCAAENLWQYFAVLTDTLATGVKGDSRAYGYVVAVRAMESREAMTANFARIPYAVLEKISTRITNEIPQVTHVVYDITHKPPATIEWE; via the coding sequence ATGCAAACGCACTATGACACCATTCTGGTTTTGGACTTTGGTGGACAATACTGCCACCTTATAGGTAGAAGAATAAGAGAAAATGGCGTCTATTCAGAAATCGTTCCCCACAACATAACCCCCACAGAAATCCAAGCATTAAACGAGAAAATCAACATTAAAGGGCTAATTCTTTCAGGTGGACCCTCAAGCGTCTACGAAGAAAACGCCCCTCAAATTGACCCCCAAATTTTGGAACTGAACCTGCCAGTTTTAGGTCTATGCTACGGGCATCAGCTGATTGCTCAGATAGTGCAGGGCAAGGTTTCTCGGGCCTCTTGCCGAGAATACGGCATAGCCGAAGTGGACATCGACAAAACCACAGGCGTTTTAGATGGTTTAAACTCGAAAGAAACGGTTTGGATGAGTCACGGCGACACAGTTCTCTCTTTGCCACCAGACTTTGAAATTTTGGCGCACACTGAAAGCTGCCCTGTAGCCGCGTACGGCAACCAGCAGAAAAAAATCTACGGCTTGCAATGGCACCCCGAGGTTATCCACACAAAAAAAGGCGCGCTAATGCTGCGTAACTTCATCTTCAAAGTTTGTATCTGCGAAGCAAACTGGAAAGTAGAAGACGTAATCCAGAAAATGGTTGAGGAAATAAAGGCTGATGTTGGCGAGTCTAAAGCCATAATTGGGTTAAGCGGCGGAATCGACAGCAGCGTCGCCACAGCTTTGGCTGCAGAAGCATTAGGAGAGAAGTTAACTGCGGTTTTTGTGGATCATGGTTTCATGCGGGAAGGTGAACCAGAAGCCATCAAAGAAACCTTTGACAATTTTAACATAAACTTCGTGATGGTGAAAGCTCAGCAGCGGTTCATGAAAAAACTTGAGGGCGTTTCTGAGCCAGAAAAGAAACGTAAAGTCATCGGCGAAGAATTCATCCGAGTATTTGAGGATATTGCTAAAGAGTCAGGTGCCCAATATTTGCTGCAGGGAACCATTTACCCAGACCGAATCGAATCGGGTTTTAGGAAAAATTCGGATGTTATTAAGTCCCACCATAACGTCGCAGGCTTGCCTTCTAAGATTGATTTCAAAAAGATTGTGGAGCCTCTGCGGGACTTGTATAAGGATGAAGTACGCAAGGTCGCAGTCATGCTTAACCTGCCTAGAGAACTCGTGAACAGGCAACCATTTCCTGGACCTGGATTAGCTGTTAGAATCATCGGCGAATTGACGGAGGAGAAAGTCGAAATAACCAAAAAGGCGGATGCTATTGTGCGTCAGGAAATCGAGAAAAGCTGCGCTGCGGAGAACCTGTGGCAGTATTTTGCGGTTTTGACCGACACTTTGGCGACGGGGGTTAAAGGAGATTCTCGAGCTTACGGATACGTAGTTGCAGTGAGGGCAATGGAGAGCCGCGAAGCCATGACTGCAAATTTTGCGCGGATTCCTTACGCGGTTTTGGAAAAGATTTCAACAAGGATAACTAACGAGATTCCTCAGGTTACTCATGTAGTGTACGATATAACGCATAAGCCGCCAGCTACAATAGAGTGGGAATAA
- a CDS encoding Lrp/AsnC family transcriptional regulator, whose amino-acid sequence MELNEIDTKILKALLEDARFSSRQIAKNVGVSVGTVLSRIKKMEDEALIKGYSVILDHERLGYQLTVVTEITVAKGRLVETEAEIAKIPNVCSVYDVTGLTDAVIVAKFKSREDLGEFTKHLLTLPYVERTNTHVVLTTVKENFRLI is encoded by the coding sequence ATGGAGTTAAATGAAATTGACACAAAAATCTTGAAGGCTCTTCTGGAAGACGCAAGATTTTCAAGCCGACAAATAGCCAAAAATGTGGGTGTATCCGTCGGTACTGTTCTTTCAAGAATTAAAAAGATGGAAGATGAAGCATTAATCAAAGGCTACTCCGTCATTTTGGACCATGAAAGACTCGGTTATCAGCTAACGGTCGTCACCGAAATTACTGTCGCAAAAGGCAGATTGGTTGAAACCGAAGCAGAAATCGCTAAAATTCCTAATGTTTGCAGCGTCTACGACGTAACAGGACTAACCGACGCAGTGATTGTGGCAAAATTCAAAAGTCGTGAAGATTTAGGTGAATTCACAAAGCACTTGCTTACGTTACCCTATGTGGAGCGAACCAACACCCATGTCGTTTTAACTACGGTGAAAGAAAACTTCCGCCTCATCTGA